A genomic segment from Flavobacterium inviolabile encodes:
- a CDS encoding transcriptional regulator → MKKKYLILLFILGTIYSSTAQNYTKKQVDSLLIEVQRLGDSIPDKAILKSLECYSYALKINYKKGMALSALLAGKNFFDTSQYDKGLHYTIKAQKALEEVDDYKLLSEAFRLKGICYTALGLSREAGIELKKGLAAANEIRVTDDALRQKGLIYTDMAVDFDRNGKPIDSVVKYFTLSYRQFDKIKEGKTRAVTLSLASANVGACFLALKQYDSARIYLEKAIWLADEIQYNSAKLYALIDFGNMELERKNDEAAVAYYLQSLTLAKKLKKAELLRDVYLNLSKAYGRLGADKEEERYSDNYIRLNDSILKTQKRAVEVPVREILQTRYSKFEKVRTIATVVVIIIVLLALFLFYLTVRFHRKIKRESKVITEKNERLLAKEELLQKEVILNQVNLEKIAQLAKENDSEFLNNFVVIYADFYDKLVKEVPNLTAAEFKICALLKLGFSIKEIALYTDVTVRSVESRIFRIRKKAAIPSDKDISLWIAEF, encoded by the coding sequence ATGAAAAAGAAATACTTGATACTGTTATTTATTCTCGGAACAATATACAGTAGTACGGCTCAAAATTATACCAAAAAACAGGTTGACAGCCTGCTAATAGAGGTACAGCGGCTGGGCGACAGTATTCCCGACAAAGCCATCCTGAAAAGCCTGGAATGTTACAGTTATGCCCTGAAAATAAACTACAAAAAAGGTATGGCACTCAGCGCCCTGCTTGCCGGGAAGAATTTTTTCGATACCAGCCAGTATGACAAAGGGCTTCATTATACCATTAAAGCACAAAAAGCACTGGAAGAAGTAGACGATTACAAACTGTTATCGGAAGCATTCCGGCTAAAAGGCATTTGCTATACGGCGCTGGGATTGTCCCGGGAAGCCGGTATAGAGCTAAAAAAAGGACTGGCTGCGGCAAATGAAATTAGGGTAACGGACGATGCTTTACGGCAAAAAGGACTGATCTATACCGATATGGCGGTAGACTTTGACCGGAACGGCAAGCCAATCGATTCTGTTGTAAAATACTTTACACTGAGTTACAGGCAGTTTGACAAGATCAAAGAAGGAAAAACAAGGGCAGTAACTCTGTCGTTGGCGAGTGCCAATGTGGGCGCCTGCTTTTTAGCCTTAAAACAATACGATTCTGCAAGGATCTATCTTGAAAAAGCAATCTGGCTGGCAGATGAGATACAATACAACTCGGCAAAGCTGTATGCCCTGATTGATTTTGGGAACATGGAACTGGAACGCAAAAACGATGAAGCGGCAGTAGCGTATTACCTGCAAAGCCTTACGCTTGCCAAAAAGCTGAAAAAAGCAGAACTCCTGCGGGATGTTTACCTGAACCTTTCAAAAGCGTATGGCAGACTGGGAGCAGACAAAGAGGAAGAACGGTATTCGGATAACTATATCCGCCTTAACGACAGTATTTTAAAAACACAAAAAAGAGCAGTGGAAGTACCGGTCAGGGAGATTCTACAGACCCGGTATTCCAAATTTGAAAAAGTCAGAACAATAGCAACTGTTGTGGTAATCATCATTGTATTGCTGGCTTTGTTTTTATTCTATTTAACCGTCCGGTTTCACCGTAAGATAAAAAGAGAAAGTAAGGTCATCACCGAAAAAAACGAACGATTGCTGGCCAAAGAAGAGCTATTGCAGAAAGAGGTGATCCTGAACCAGGTGAATCTGGAAAAAATAGCCCAGTTGGCCAAAGAAAATGATTCCGAATTTCTGAACAATTTTGTGGTCATCTATGCCGATTTCTATGATAAACTGGTCAAAGAAGTACCCAACTTAACGGCAGCCGAATTTAAAATCTGTGCGTTGTTAAAATTAGGATTCTCCATTAAAGAAATTGCCTTATATACGGATGTAACGGTTCGTTCCGTTGAGTCAAGAATATTCCGGATACGTAAAAAAGCGGCTATTCCTTCCGATAAGGACATCAGCTTATGGATCGCAGAATTTTAA
- a CDS encoding transcriptional regulator — protein sequence MKRALLFMLLFVSVDGIPQNNINAIDRLFKHAVNIENENPLLAQSEALEVILLSRQQHYKKGLMLGNLFISESYVRSKDWEKALFYATEAEKNTAATDSYYMSKALRLKGLGLGQLGFYQTATTQLDKAVYYANKIKNENDKNRSLGFIYADFAINHEEKDQQEDSVKFFYEKSHTFFMKMGATNPHKNRCLAFSNVNLGSFYLKKRQFQKAETHLQFAAEHAKKLKLDFIKIQALSDLGSLHYYQEDYLAAKEYYLQALSEAKKKQRTFYINDLYYNLFRVYAELEVPDSSKYYRIQYIALNDSLANFHKRAVKTSLRLFLDEEQDHMQLSFKKLSFIIVICVLVILLSCIYIKINYKKFSKTLLKKWEIEKLLKEKRELIKQLKSRSKNKEADTKKIVQLAIEGSPLFFVKFKEMYPEFCDKITEKSPAIVYNELKFCALLKLRFSTKEIATYTKSTLKAVESKKYRLRKKLNIPSEVDLYEWIAEM from the coding sequence ATGAAAAGAGCCCTACTTTTCATGCTGTTATTCGTGTCAGTAGATGGTATTCCCCAGAATAACATTAATGCCATTGACCGTTTGTTTAAACATGCAGTTAATATCGAGAATGAAAACCCGCTTCTGGCGCAATCGGAAGCTTTAGAAGTTATTTTGCTCTCCCGCCAGCAGCACTATAAAAAAGGGCTGATGCTGGGTAACCTTTTTATAAGTGAGAGCTATGTTCGGAGTAAAGATTGGGAGAAAGCACTCTTTTATGCTACAGAAGCCGAGAAAAACACTGCCGCTACGGACAGCTATTATATGTCAAAAGCACTGCGCTTAAAAGGCCTGGGGCTTGGTCAGCTGGGATTTTACCAGACCGCAACAACGCAGCTGGATAAAGCGGTGTATTATGCGAATAAAATAAAAAATGAAAATGATAAAAACAGGAGTCTGGGGTTTATTTATGCCGATTTTGCGATCAATCATGAAGAAAAAGACCAGCAGGAAGATTCGGTAAAGTTTTTTTATGAAAAGAGCCATACCTTTTTTATGAAAATGGGTGCTACCAACCCTCATAAAAACAGGTGCCTTGCCTTTTCCAATGTAAATTTAGGTTCCTTTTACCTGAAGAAGCGGCAGTTTCAAAAGGCTGAAACCCATCTGCAATTTGCTGCGGAACACGCAAAAAAGCTAAAACTGGACTTTATCAAAATTCAGGCGCTTTCCGATCTGGGTTCGCTGCACTATTACCAAGAAGACTATCTAGCTGCTAAAGAATATTACCTGCAAGCCCTTTCGGAAGCGAAAAAAAAGCAGCGTACCTTTTATATAAACGACCTCTATTACAACCTTTTCCGGGTATATGCCGAGCTCGAGGTTCCGGATAGTTCGAAATATTACCGCATACAATATATCGCGCTGAATGACAGCCTGGCAAACTTTCACAAAAGAGCTGTTAAAACATCATTACGGCTCTTTTTAGATGAGGAACAGGATCACATGCAGCTGAGCTTTAAAAAACTATCTTTTATTATTGTTATATGTGTATTGGTTATCCTGTTATCCTGCATTTACATTAAAATCAATTATAAAAAATTCAGTAAGACGCTGCTGAAAAAGTGGGAAATTGAAAAACTTTTAAAAGAAAAAAGAGAACTGATAAAACAACTGAAATCCAGGAGTAAGAACAAGGAAGCAGACACCAAAAAAATAGTACAGCTTGCCATTGAGGGCAGTCCGCTTTTCTTTGTAAAATTTAAAGAAATGTATCCGGAATTTTGCGATAAAATAACCGAAAAATCACCTGCAATAGTGTACAATGAATTGAAATTCTGTGCCTTGCTAAAGCTTAGGTTTTCAACAAAAGAGATTGCAACCTATACAAAAAGTACGTTAAAGGCTGTTGAATCCAAAAAATACAGGCTCCGGAAAAAATTAAACATCCCATCGGAGGTAGACCTGTATGAATGGATCGCAGAAATGTAA
- a CDS encoding response regulator transcription factor encodes MKILIIEDEKELALDIAQYMSGENYLCEIAATYDQALDKIRFYNYDCILLDLMLPGGDGLKILDFLKDENKSEGVIILSAKNSLEDKIKGLQLGADDYLAKPFHHSELAARIHSVIRRKQFDNSNTIVLNELRIDLLAKTVHIHDTIITLTKKEFDLLIFFIGNKNKVISKSALAEHLSGDIADMFDNHDFVYAHVKNLKRKLLEANCDHYLKTIYGTGYKWEI; translated from the coding sequence ATGAAAATTCTTATTATCGAAGACGAAAAGGAACTGGCTCTGGATATAGCACAATATATGTCCGGGGAAAACTATTTGTGTGAGATAGCGGCTACTTATGATCAGGCACTTGACAAAATCCGGTTTTACAATTATGATTGTATTTTACTGGATTTAATGCTGCCCGGCGGTGACGGCCTTAAAATACTGGATTTTTTAAAAGACGAGAACAAATCGGAAGGTGTTATTATACTTTCGGCTAAGAATTCCTTAGAGGACAAAATAAAAGGCTTACAGCTTGGTGCCGACGATTATCTCGCCAAACCATTCCACCACTCCGAATTGGCCGCAAGGATCCACTCTGTTATCAGACGAAAACAGTTTGACAATTCCAATACAATTGTACTCAATGAGCTGCGTATCGATTTACTCGCCAAAACCGTTCACATTCACGACACCATAATCACGTTAACGAAAAAAGAGTTTGACCTGCTGATTTTCTTTATTGGCAACAAAAACAAAGTGATCTCCAAAAGTGCCCTCGCAGAACACTTATCCGGCGATATAGCCGACATGTTCGACAATCATGATTTTGTCTATGCGCATGTCAAAAATCTAAAACGGAAACTGCTGGAAGCCAATTGTGATCACTATTTAAAAACGATTTACGGAACCGGTTATAAATGGGAAATATGA
- a CDS encoding sensor histidine kinase, with the protein MSKLLNKPFKAFTLYALLTLIGSIPVYYYVVDYIWIKELDEHNQIIKDRIDERLQTVSIEKQKMDTILKFWNIMQPGTTLVPSENNTLIRDSIYTVIRENKHGNILEKDRFRGLVAPVSIAGKHYRLTVETNVEETDETLLAIALVTFVFFSLLVIGFIVLNKKIAKGIWRPFQNTLTQLKAFDLTKHKNIQFEKSDIAEFEELNEELEKLIAKNITAYHLQKTFIENASHELQTPLAVLKSKTDLLLQNKDITSEQLLILNAINVPLSRVSRINKNLLLLAKIENQQFEDIETVNITAILDESIEMLADYITDKNIALHFQNKASVLISCNKSLLEILINNLLTNAIRHNSTNGSITITIEDGKLTFSNSGDNPLRQNTLFQRFSVSSSATTNSGLGLAIVKEICNRYHWQIVYSFEKNKHLFSVTF; encoded by the coding sequence ATGAGTAAATTATTAAACAAACCTTTTAAGGCATTTACCCTATATGCACTGCTTACGCTGATAGGCAGTATTCCTGTTTACTACTATGTTGTGGATTATATCTGGATCAAAGAACTGGACGAACACAACCAGATCATAAAAGACCGTATTGACGAACGGCTGCAAACCGTGAGCATCGAAAAACAAAAAATGGATACCATCCTGAAATTCTGGAATATCATGCAGCCCGGGACCACTTTGGTTCCGTCTGAAAACAATACCCTTATCCGGGACAGTATTTATACCGTGATACGGGAAAACAAACACGGTAATATACTCGAAAAAGATCGTTTCAGAGGTCTTGTCGCTCCCGTTTCCATTGCCGGGAAACATTACCGGTTAACAGTCGAAACCAATGTTGAAGAAACCGATGAAACACTGCTGGCGATTGCCCTGGTTACTTTCGTTTTTTTTAGCTTACTGGTGATTGGCTTTATTGTACTCAATAAAAAAATTGCCAAAGGAATCTGGCGCCCTTTCCAAAACACCCTCACCCAATTAAAAGCCTTTGACTTAACAAAGCACAAAAACATTCAGTTTGAAAAATCTGATATTGCCGAATTTGAAGAACTCAACGAAGAGCTGGAAAAACTCATTGCTAAAAATATTACCGCCTATCATTTACAGAAGACCTTTATTGAAAATGCTTCTCATGAACTGCAGACACCGCTGGCAGTGCTGAAATCCAAAACCGATTTATTACTGCAAAACAAAGATATTACCAGTGAACAATTGCTGATCCTGAATGCCATTAATGTGCCTTTATCCAGAGTGAGCCGGATCAATAAGAACCTTTTATTGCTTGCCAAAATTGAAAACCAGCAGTTTGAAGATATCGAAACGGTAAACATTACCGCCATTCTGGATGAAAGTATCGAAATGCTGGCTGATTATATTACCGATAAAAACATCGCATTACACTTTCAAAATAAGGCTTCCGTACTTATTTCCTGCAATAAATCGCTGCTGGAAATACTAATCAATAACCTGCTAACCAATGCAATCCGCCATAACAGCACCAATGGCAGCATTACAATAACCATCGAAGACGGGAAACTGACTTTTTCAAACTCCGGAGATAATCCGCTACGGCAAAATACATTATTCCAACGTTTTTCCGTGAGCTCATCGGCTACGACAAACAGCGGTTTGGGACTGGCAATTGTCAAAGAGATCTGCAACCGTTACCATTGGCAGATTGTTTACTCCTTCGAAAAAAATAAGCATCTGTTTTCGGTAACATTCTAA
- a CDS encoding outer membrane beta-barrel family protein produces MKALQCFAIPKSFFKILALSAMLFFIPGGTTLCTAQTVKVTVSGVVNDSHKKALPFVNVVVKTEKEAVFVTGTVTSEEGRFKLTDLSPGSYILEVSFIGYTSRTVPLFVGTLSDYLDIPAVELEESVTALNEVIVTAAKPDDNTEKMDKKSYAVKDNISQAGGSVLQAMQNLPGITVQDGKVQLRGNEKVTVLVDGKQTAMTGFGGQSGLDNIPSSAIEKIEIINNPSARYDANGNAGIINIIYKKNKQQGFNGKVGFTTGLGALWERHENLPSIRPQYQATPKINPSVSLNYRKNNINAFFQGDYLYTHTLNKNEFVTRTYNDGTVINQHTKRNRNTGFLTLKAGTDWNIDDRNTLTVSGLFSSEKIIDRGDEPFFNADLTERHRLWQFLEDELKTTAMFSGTYQHKFKEAGHLLNIGLHYTFHREDEKYFFDNIMPDFTGKDAFKLLSDEHVTDFTADYIRPLKYGRIEGGLKFRRREIPTNMQFFPGLNSPLDVNAGGWATYKETIPALYGNYIFENKKLEAEIGLRLEYVNLQYDVNPEHNTYTSNGYNYTQPFPNVRFAYKINTRNKLSFFYNRRVDRPNEIDIRIFPKYDDAEIIKVGNPDLRPQFTNTLELGYKNNWKSGSFYTALYHRFANGTITRIASTVPGSNLIYNIFQNVNKSYNTGIESVISQEVTQWLKFNLNANFYENQIDAFTVTNKYPVTHTFSAEKQQQFSGNTKLNTIFNLPKDFDLQLTTTYLLPDIIPQGKIESRFSVDMGIKKSIQKGKGELFLNASDLFSTLVIKKEIQGDGFNYTSRDYYETQVIRLGYNYKF; encoded by the coding sequence ATGAAAGCCCTCCAATGTTTTGCTATTCCAAAATCATTCTTCAAAATTTTAGCCTTATCCGCTATGCTGTTTTTTATACCCGGCGGAACAACCTTATGTACTGCCCAAACGGTAAAAGTTACTGTTTCCGGTGTTGTAAACGATTCGCATAAAAAAGCTTTACCCTTTGTAAATGTTGTTGTTAAAACAGAAAAAGAAGCTGTTTTTGTAACCGGAACCGTTACCAGTGAAGAAGGACGGTTCAAGCTTACCGACCTTAGTCCCGGAAGCTATATCCTGGAGGTTTCCTTTATTGGCTATACGTCCAGAACGGTACCGCTTTTTGTGGGAACTCTCAGTGATTATCTCGATATTCCTGCCGTGGAACTGGAAGAAAGCGTAACCGCTTTAAATGAAGTGATCGTAACGGCGGCGAAACCGGATGACAATACGGAAAAAATGGACAAAAAATCCTATGCCGTAAAAGACAATATCAGCCAGGCCGGAGGTTCGGTACTACAGGCGATGCAAAATTTACCGGGAATTACCGTCCAGGATGGAAAGGTACAGCTTAGGGGAAATGAAAAGGTTACCGTTTTAGTCGACGGCAAACAAACGGCCATGACCGGCTTTGGCGGCCAGTCCGGGCTGGACAATATTCCTTCCTCTGCTATTGAAAAAATCGAGATCATCAACAATCCGTCTGCCCGCTATGATGCTAACGGTAATGCCGGTATTATCAACATCATCTATAAAAAGAACAAGCAACAGGGCTTTAACGGGAAAGTGGGTTTTACAACCGGATTGGGAGCTTTATGGGAGCGACATGAAAATTTGCCTTCCATACGTCCGCAGTATCAGGCAACGCCAAAAATAAATCCTTCCGTTTCCCTGAACTACCGCAAAAACAACATTAATGCTTTCTTCCAGGGGGATTACCTGTACACCCATACCTTAAATAAAAACGAGTTTGTTACCCGTACATACAATGACGGAACGGTTATTAACCAGCATACAAAGCGGAATCGCAATACCGGATTTCTAACACTAAAAGCCGGAACAGACTGGAATATTGACGATCGCAATACGCTAACCGTTTCCGGATTATTCAGCAGTGAGAAAATAATTGATCGCGGTGACGAACCTTTCTTTAATGCCGATTTAACCGAACGCCATCGTTTATGGCAGTTTCTGGAAGACGAATTAAAAACAACCGCGATGTTTTCCGGTACCTATCAGCATAAATTTAAAGAAGCCGGGCATTTATTGAATATCGGACTTCATTATACCTTCCACCGCGAAGATGAAAAATATTTTTTCGACAACATTATGCCGGATTTTACCGGGAAAGATGCCTTTAAATTACTGTCGGACGAACATGTAACCGATTTTACAGCCGATTATATCCGTCCGCTAAAATATGGCCGTATTGAAGGCGGTCTGAAATTCAGAAGACGGGAAATCCCAACGAACATGCAGTTTTTTCCGGGTTTAAATTCGCCTTTGGATGTTAATGCCGGCGGATGGGCAACCTATAAAGAAACGATTCCCGCCCTGTACGGAAACTATATTTTTGAAAATAAAAAACTGGAAGCCGAAATTGGCTTGCGCCTGGAATATGTAAACCTGCAATATGATGTAAATCCGGAACACAATACCTATACCAGTAACGGGTACAATTATACACAGCCTTTTCCGAATGTCCGGTTTGCCTATAAAATCAATACCCGAAACAAGCTGTCGTTTTTTTACAACCGCCGCGTGGACCGTCCGAATGAAATCGATATCCGTATCTTCCCGAAATATGATGATGCCGAAATCATTAAAGTCGGTAATCCGGACCTGCGTCCGCAGTTTACCAATACGCTGGAACTTGGTTATAAAAACAACTGGAAAAGCGGTAGTTTCTATACGGCGCTCTACCATCGGTTTGCCAATGGAACCATTACCCGTATTGCCAGTACCGTTCCGGGAAGCAATCTGATTTATAATATTTTTCAAAACGTAAACAAAAGCTATAATACCGGTATCGAATCGGTGATATCCCAGGAAGTCACACAATGGCTGAAGTTTAACCTCAATGCTAATTTTTATGAAAATCAGATCGATGCTTTTACCGTAACAAATAAATATCCTGTTACGCATACTTTCAGCGCCGAAAAACAGCAGCAATTTTCCGGGAATACGAAGCTGAACACCATTTTCAATTTGCCGAAAGATTTCGATCTGCAGCTCACCACAACCTATTTGTTACCGGATATTATTCCGCAGGGAAAAATTGAAAGCCGGTTTTCTGTTGATATGGGTATCAAAAAAAGCATACAGAAAGGCAAAGGCGAATTGTTTTTAAATGCTTCCGATCTATTCAGCACTTTAGTTATCAAAAAAGAGATACAAGGTGACGGTTTTAATTATACCAGCCGCGATTACTATGAAACACAGGTAATCCGCCTTGGTTACAACTATAAATTCTAA
- a CDS encoding phosphatase PAP2 family protein, producing the protein MKAFSISVLFIGCFFTVASGCAQVKTDSIAITAIPQPQALKFNYKQLIIPAALMTYGIIGIESDAIKYWNSELKDEVTENIDKKITIDDFSQYAPAAAVYGLNLMGVKGKHNLKDRSIILGTSYLLMSGSVLGLKSLTKIERPDGSGNNSFPSGHTATAFAGAEFLWQEYKDVSIWYGLSGYAVAAGTGFFRMYNDKHWLTDVAMGAGIGILSTKVAYWIFPYVNNKIFKSKKKEAAMIAPFYSDHQYGMGLIYNFK; encoded by the coding sequence ATGAAAGCTTTCTCCATTTCCGTCTTGTTTATCGGATGCTTTTTTACAGTTGCATCCGGATGCGCACAGGTTAAAACCGACAGTATTGCTATTACTGCTATTCCGCAGCCGCAGGCTTTAAAGTTCAATTACAAACAGCTCATCATTCCGGCAGCTTTAATGACATACGGTATTATTGGTATTGAAAGTGACGCCATAAAATACTGGAATTCCGAATTAAAGGATGAAGTAACGGAAAACATTGATAAAAAAATCACCATTGACGATTTTAGCCAATATGCACCTGCCGCAGCCGTATACGGTTTAAACCTGATGGGTGTAAAAGGGAAGCACAATCTAAAGGACCGAAGCATTATTCTGGGGACTTCCTATTTACTGATGTCGGGCAGCGTATTGGGTTTAAAAAGCCTTACAAAGATTGAAAGACCGGACGGAAGCGGAAACAATTCCTTTCCTTCCGGGCATACGGCAACTGCATTTGCCGGAGCAGAATTTTTATGGCAGGAATATAAGGATGTTTCCATCTGGTATGGCCTTTCCGGATATGCTGTAGCCGCCGGTACCGGTTTTTTCAGGATGTATAACGACAAACACTGGCTTACCGATGTGGCCATGGGAGCCGGTATTGGTATACTGAGTACCAAAGTGGCCTATTGGATCTTTCCGTATGTAAACAACAAAATCTTTAAATCAAAAAAGAAAGAAGCGGCAATGATTGCTCCCTTTTACAGTGATCATCAGTATGGAATGGGACTGATTTACAATTTTAAATAA
- a CDS encoding NAD(P)-dependent alcohol dehydrogenase, whose product MKAVRYYGHKDVRIINDLEKPTPSGDEVLLKIGGAGVCHSDLHIIDDGIVSGVTFTLGHENAGWIEEIGQDVKGFKKGDAVLVYGPWGCGHCKPCQHSQENYCDHQSEQAFGGGLGLNGGMADYMLVPSSRLLVPIHDLDPVIAAPLTDAALTPYSAIKRSLHKLMPDEYVVVIGVGGLGHVALQILSEMSGATIIACDITPERLEFAKQLGAGYAINSTDKDAAEQIQKITGIKKAKVVIDFVGASSTIDLGTKIVGLDGDLTIVGLGGGKYEYNMNGLPFGVSLTNPYWGSRTELIEVIGLARQKKIHIEVEKYSLDQALEVYDKLRHGQIKGRAVLVP is encoded by the coding sequence ATGAAAGCAGTACGATATTATGGACACAAAGATGTAAGGATTATAAATGATTTAGAAAAACCGACTCCGTCCGGAGATGAAGTATTATTAAAAATCGGGGGAGCCGGTGTGTGCCATTCCGATTTGCATATCATTGACGACGGAATCGTTTCCGGTGTTACGTTTACATTGGGACATGAAAATGCAGGATGGATAGAGGAGATCGGGCAGGATGTAAAAGGATTTAAAAAAGGAGATGCGGTTTTGGTTTACGGGCCTTGGGGCTGCGGACATTGCAAGCCTTGCCAGCATTCGCAGGAAAACTATTGCGACCATCAGTCGGAACAGGCTTTTGGCGGCGGATTAGGACTTAACGGCGGTATGGCCGACTATATGCTGGTGCCATCTTCCCGTTTATTGGTGCCTATCCATGATTTGGATCCGGTTATTGCCGCACCGCTAACCGATGCCGCACTAACGCCTTATTCGGCTATTAAACGCTCTCTGCACAAATTAATGCCGGACGAGTATGTGGTGGTTATCGGAGTTGGCGGATTGGGGCATGTTGCGTTACAGATTTTATCGGAAATGAGCGGTGCTACGATCATTGCCTGCGATATCACTCCGGAAAGACTGGAATTTGCAAAACAACTCGGTGCCGGCTATGCGATTAATTCAACCGATAAAGATGCTGCCGAGCAGATACAAAAGATCACCGGCATTAAAAAAGCAAAAGTTGTGATCGATTTTGTGGGTGCTTCTTCCACAATCGATCTGGGAACAAAAATTGTTGGGCTTGACGGCGATTTAACCATTGTTGGATTAGGCGGCGGAAAATATGAATACAATATGAACGGACTGCCTTTCGGCGTGAGTTTAACCAATCCGTATTGGGGTTCCAGAACTGAGTTAATCGAAGTGATAGGTCTTGCCAGACAAAAGAAAATCCATATTGAAGTAGAAAAATACAGCCTGGATCAGGCACTTGAAGTGTATGATAAATTACGACATGGCCAGATAAAAGGAAGGGCAGTACTTGTTCCTTAA
- a CDS encoding helix-turn-helix domain-containing protein, with product MPIIVNLDVMMAKRKMSLNELSEKVELTLANLSILKTGKAKAIRFSTLEAICKALDCQPGDLLEYTKDDVL from the coding sequence ATGCCGATAATAGTAAACTTAGATGTAATGATGGCGAAAAGAAAGATGTCTTTAAATGAGCTGTCTGAAAAAGTAGAACTGACATTGGCTAATCTTTCCATACTTAAAACCGGTAAAGCCAAAGCAATACGGTTTAGTACGCTGGAAGCGATCTGTAAAGCACTGGACTGCCAGCCGGGTGATTTATTGGAATATACAAAAGACGATGTCTTATAG
- a CDS encoding DUF2975 domain-containing protein produces the protein MKKNTKQILSVLQVATWIIFIGLCIKAGAILFSFLVSLFIDPAGAKNLYLELNLYALKDYSTFHYVRLGSLLVLLWILKAYLFYFVIKIFLKINFVHPFSTEIAALILKISYVALAIGVFSVTGNAYAEWLTEESVVLPVLDEHLGGGAEYLFFAGIIYFIAQIFNKGIEIQSENELTV, from the coding sequence ATGAAAAAAAATACAAAACAAATTTTATCGGTATTGCAGGTTGCTACCTGGATTATATTTATCGGTTTGTGTATTAAAGCCGGTGCTATACTTTTCTCTTTTTTAGTAAGCCTTTTTATAGATCCGGCAGGAGCAAAAAATCTGTATCTGGAACTTAATCTGTATGCGCTTAAAGATTATAGCACCTTCCATTATGTGCGGCTGGGATCCTTACTTGTTTTGTTGTGGATTCTAAAAGCCTATCTGTTTTATTTTGTGATTAAGATCTTTCTGAAAATAAATTTTGTCCATCCTTTCAGCACGGAAATCGCAGCACTGATTTTAAAGATCAGCTATGTTGCCTTAGCGATCGGGGTTTTTAGCGTAACGGGCAACGCTTATGCGGAATGGCTAACGGAAGAAAGTGTTGTGCTGCCTGTTTTGGATGAACATTTAGGCGGTGGTGCCGAATACCTGTTTTTTGCAGGGATTATCTACTTTATAGCACAAATCTTTAATAAAGGAATCGAAATCCAGTCAGAAAACGAACTAACCGTATAA
- a CDS encoding DUF1572 domain-containing protein encodes MTTAAQIAKHFKDVHFGGNWTCVNMKDTLENVDWQQATTTVYNLNTIAALVFHINYYVGAISRVMQGMPLEASDKFSFDVPEITSEAAWQDLVNKTYAEAEQLASLIENIADLKLSEAFTDPKYGSYYRNLQGVTEHTHYHLGQIVLIRKIVNEMNQDV; translated from the coding sequence ATGACAACAGCAGCACAAATCGCAAAACATTTTAAAGACGTTCATTTTGGAGGTAACTGGACCTGTGTGAACATGAAAGATACTCTGGAAAATGTAGACTGGCAGCAGGCCACTACAACGGTATACAACCTCAACACTATAGCGGCTTTGGTTTTTCACATTAACTATTATGTGGGCGCAATTTCGAGGGTAATGCAGGGAATGCCGCTGGAAGCCAGCGATAAGTTCAGTTTTGATGTCCCGGAAATCACTTCGGAAGCAGCATGGCAGGATCTGGTAAATAAAACCTATGCCGAGGCGGAACAGCTGGCCTCGCTTATTGAAAATATAGCCGATTTAAAATTATCCGAAGCGTTTACCGATCCGAAATATGGAAGCTACTACAGGAATTTGCAGGGTGTTACCGAACACACGCACTATCACCTCGGACAGATCGTGCTGATCAGGAAAATAGTAAACGAAATGAATCAGGATGTCTGA